The Ptiloglossa arizonensis isolate GNS036 chromosome 9, iyPtiAriz1_principal, whole genome shotgun sequence nucleotide sequence GGATTCTAATAAATGCACAAGCATGATATGCAATTATAAGTTACCTTGAACTGCGTATCGTGATGCAACATGTTAAACAAGTGGTGTGACACTAAATGTTCTAACAAATCACAAGAGTGAATTATCTGAAATCGAATCAATGCCAACTATCGCGGCAAACAACTTAtcacacggagaaataaagcaaACACACTTTCTTTTATATTACTTTCATTGAGATAATTTTTACGCGCGATTATCCAAATACTGGATTTTTGTCCATAAACTATGATTCGAAACCGCGCGGTTGAAAACAGTTTATACTATTACATGTTTATTTAGGGAAAGATATTAAATATATGATCAATTTATTAAATCATTATAATAAAACATACAATTACTGTACGTACCCGGATTTGCTGGCTTGCGTGGCATCAATCGAATGAATTCTCAGCTTCGTTGCAATATCTTTCAGTTCCTGAATGGTTTTTAATTCCGGCTTGTGATAGTTTGCCATTTTTTTGCGCACAACGACTTTTTTAAACTTCTTAGTACTTTTTCAGAAAAATACCGACCACGGCTCGTGCTTCCAAGCAACAAGTAGAGTTCCCGCAAGCACGATGTAGGTCGAGTATAGAGAAGTATCTAACGAACTCAAGTGATTTGTTTTTATAATACTACTCAATTGTCCCTAGGTGTCTCTACTTCTGCATGCATGAGGTAAaactatgtatatattatacaatgaTTCATGAAATTTGCCATTAGAAAGGAACACGACACGCCAAACGCTAGAGGGCATTATAATAGATCATCAATCCAATCAACAGATTATTATTTACTAAATCCATAtgcattttaatatatttgtatttacaatGTAATGAAATATACAAAGTATTGATTACATACATCAgaatttatgctcgaaacgaaacgtttatgATAATTAATAGTTTAATCAACTATACTATTCaattatgtattttaaatacCACGAAGTAAATATCAGAACATTGACATTTTTATGACTTGTGCATTCTGACACGTTTACATTTCATATtgagaaattcattttcaaaacgAATAATCATTAATTTTTGGACTGATAATCCATTTACAAGTAATTTTTATCTGTATATACTATTTCTTATTGTcataaaattacatttgttaTCTTCCTAATTATACATGTATGATATTCCTATATGCATATTAAGAGAATAAACACATATTTATCCATCCTTATTCGACATTTGATTATTATTacctttgaaatttatttatcactTTAGAAGATAAGCAATGTTCCTACAAATAAAGCTAAATTTTGGTCAGCATTGGTGAGTTCTCCCAAATATTGAAATGCACTCGTTTtcttatgtttatttatttattaaatgcaTAACTGTATTTAAACGTTAAATAACATTGTTTCTTCTCTGTTACGAATGTTTCTTTTACTCCTTAGCTAGGTATTTCATCGAACAAAGAGGATTTATaacaacatatttcatttatctGCTTACTGTTTTTACCTTCTCATTGTCCCTTGTATTTATACGACTCTCAGTTACAATAAGCTCACACATTAGCTTGAATATGATTAATTATTAAGACTAATAAGATCAACTTCACGGTTCGGATAccggcttttttttttttttgactcaTTTTGTTCAACaatataattgcttgacagaaatAAACGTGGAGATCGTTGGaactttaatttcatttatctCTATCCGGGTCTTCGCTCGTAGCAATCTTCTCAAGGTGAGACCTGgtgatcggtattactcgcggcgaagaattattgttcgcTTATTGTTCGTTGAAAACAACTGTTCAAAAGCTGACTATCAAAACGATGATGAAAAGTGAGAGCTAATCATTCAAATATCGTTTTGAATACAATATCAGGTGTTGGAAAAAATTGctccaaaaaatattattttaataacaaaTTTATTTGACGCTTAGGAACAGGATTCATGGTGTTACGTTTAATACGGTTGATATCGACGTATTCGTGTATAATTTCATACCTAACCGATAATAAATTATCAAActaaaattatacataaatatCAGCGTAAGAGTTATAACAAACATTCGTAGTTCATCAAACTCTATAAAGTAGATACAACCGAATTACAAGTTGTGATGTAACATACGTGTCTGTATAGTTAAACCCTTACCACTAAATTACTTTCCCTCAAAGATTTAAGTTGTTCGTTTCATATAGTAACTCTTAACTCATTTGAGTGGAAGAATTACCAAATTTTTATAAGAACACGTAAAACTTAATATGTCTCTAGAGattaaacttttaaaaatatcgctttattgttattttcaaaattattaaaaaaattatgcaGTAAGGGATTAAGTTAAGCGCTATTAATAATCgcatcgattaaaaatatctGCGTACCGTTATTATTGATCTGTAAGAATAAATTACTGTAATAAAAGATTAAACATTACATCGTGATTAATTCTAGATTTACATCTTATTgtattatatgtacatacatcttAGCGGTATAGTATCCTTGTAATGAAATTCGCGCCTTAATGCTCGGTACGATCTTTATTAACGACAGTTTAACAATATTATGTTTAAATGTCGTGTATTTCATCTTTTAATAACGTTTCGTCGGACAGTCTTGTCCTATTCATATGATAAAGCTTTATTTTATGTAATGGCCATTAAACCGATGCTTTTAATAATGTCTAAGTGTGCGAATTTTGCGGTTCCATTAGTGCATTATAAGCATAAGACGAGAAGATATTCCTATATAGTCTGTTCGAATAACAATTAACGTGAAAATTAGACTTGAATGTTTTTTCCAGTAACCGCCAAAACTGCTTAAACTTGAAATCTATTGAAATTAAATGTTTCATTTAATACACTTATGTAAACGTAACTATAGTTATATAAGCCTTACacgcatatatatacatatatataaatacacttttatatatttatatatcatatatgcttatatatttatatatacttataCATATGCATAACATGCGATTGGTTCCCATATTCCTTTGAACTTCATATATATGCATGTCGGCATGTTAATTTACATTATCAATTAATAGCTTTATCACATATAAAGTTTGTTCTATTTACAGTAACTTTTCGTCTACCTCTGGAATGTTCCAATATTTTATATGCGATTCACAATGACGTAAGAGTCACAATTCGATGAAAAACATTTCGATCGCACTTTCGGTTCTTTCATTACGTTACATCGTTCTCatgataaaattgaatttatcaaAAACCTTTGAACGATCATTCTCCTCCGCACTTTGGTTAGGTCTTTTAGAATTTCAAATTACATTAAGGTCAAGCTCATATAGTTTCAACTCTATTCAAACGTATCGCCATTAGAGTATCTGTCATATCATTGCAGTAAATTAAGTTTTAGCGTAAACATTTGTGATCTCTTACGCCTGTACCTTGTTACACATTTCTTCCAAATCAACTACTAaagataaattatattaaattatactcTTTGATGTAAGTTTTAATAGATGGTACTGAAAAGTTTTATAAGAACGAGAACTTATAGATTATGTACAATGACActgattatttataaaattactatGCAACAATTTAATGGTTCTATATTCTTGAAATTGTAACACTTCTCCTTACATTACATTCGTCTATTtcagaattaataaaaaaaaaaagatgagaCAGCGCAATATTATTTCTATCATTTTGCACCTGCTTATCGTATACCAACTACTTTCGTGTTCCCGTGTATATTGCTGATAAATGTACTTCAATATTTCGTCtctataaaacagaaatttgcaGAACAGTGTTATCGATCATTGTAATACTCGCTACAAGTAATGAATCCATATCACGCATTaagcaataatatttttaatgacgTAATCGTAAACTTTTCCTTCAATATTTTTAAGCACATTGCAGTAATTATAAACCTTTGACATTGTGTTTATAAACTTACTACTAGCTTTTGATATGATATGCTTTCTTATTCAATTTGAGACTTTGGCTTCataatgaaatttttgaaaaattgtgcaaattatttTGTAGTGATATACAGAAGgtacaaaatatacaatttgcAATAGCATCAAGTACGGAGAAACTCAGTTACAATTTAATGTGGCATGAAACTAATCTAATGTGCCActaaatttgtaacaaaaaattaatttattataaaagaaaattcattttaaaattataagtaTAAACAAAAATAAGTGATGATAATAAATATGCGAGCGTATGAAGTtcctaaatgaaaataaataatgacaGGTGTGTGCTTAACGCGTTCAATTCAATTATTATACAGTAAACAAGTTACGTGTATAGAGACTTCTTCAGGTATGTGCTTCAAGTTTCTGTTTGCATTGTTATATTGTATAAAAACGAATTGTAATGGATGTTTCAACAAAAACCATAGCTTTTGTTATAAAATATAGCATTACTTCTATAAAAGTGcaatatattaaaaaacatcaaaatttgtaagaaattgtttaaaaaccgGTTTAGTAAGAAATGACTAAGAGAATGTGATGTCGGTGTGCAATAGGTGTCAGGTACTTTTTGGAATCGATGCTTTACCCAGTGCCAAAGCTTTAAAGTCAACATAAGTATACAGAAAGGTTGTTTATTGTATTCATGTTGTAGTGTTAATATCACATACAAGTACACTTTAAAGCTTCTAAAGAGAGGTCCTGTAACTGAGCGTTTGATTACTGTGCTTCATCAACACATTCCAAACATTTCCTAACATCCATATTGCTAATATTTATCTGTGGTAACGTAAAAAAATGCTATATGTACATAATGGGCAATCCTCAATATGAAGATGAAATTACGATTCAAAGACTGCTCGATACGTTTAAAAGATTTCACACTGCTTTTTCCAGCTTTCCTCATGCCATGGAAATTGTAACATTTATTCCTAGATTTCCATTATCGGCAAATAACTGCGCAATAGAGGTGTCAAATACAAGGCAGTCTGAATTTAAGATTGCAGATGAAACACCTTCATGAATGGAACGTGGCATAGCTTCCCATGTCAGACGCCTTTTATGTCCGTTTAATTCTAGTCTGTTCAACATTAAAATTGACGTTAAATCATAAGTCCAATATCTTAAAATGATACATATTTACCTGTAAGCAAAATTTTCTGCCTGCTTCCTTGAGCCAATCAGTTGaacaattgcaaaaaattgttgatgTCCGTCATATTTTTCTTGCTTTTCAAGCACTAGCATAAAATGATGACCAAAACAGGACTGCATCATTACCCAGTCCACCGCACCAGGAAGATTAATATCTGTTGCTAAAAAAACAATGTCTTCCcctataaaaaaaatactatcactatttttttaattacaagaTATATAATTGTCCATCTTATTTGATTTAACTACCTTGAAGAGTCGTAATACTTTTGTGACTCATAACAAGATGTGGCATTACTTGTTCGAGAGATCCTTGCCATTTGCAAGAAGCACCTGGACAAGGACAACTGTATGGACGGAATTCACACGCATCTTCGTGATCTGCCTTTTCAGTATGCACTAAAGAGACTGTGCATCCACTTGTTGAATACTTGCAAGGAAACATTACATTACCTGCCACTTTTTCCATAGCCAGGTTGCGGATATTACCTACATTGGAAACAGAGAaatgcgtttaaaaaaaaatgtttatatctaTGAAGCCATTATCAACTTTTGGTTTTATATGgacttttatattttacattataagatatttattatattatatttttatctacGTACCTAATGGACCTCTACAGGTAGGACAGCAATTAAGCTTTGGTCGGCAAGTGCTACAAACAAGGTGCCCACTTTGACACTGTAGGATTGGTGGAAGAACGTAATCGAAGCAAACCGGACATTCGAATAGGCTTGCTAAGTCAGTTGAGCTGCTCAGAGACGATACTGTGGATGCAGAAGAGCTTGCAACACTCCTCCCTCTCTTTCCTGTACTAATACTTAATTGGGACATCTTTTCCTTCTATTCTATGTACCAAACAAGAACACTTTGCCGTTGCGTCAACAAGGAAGTCCGTTTATATTCAAAATGTTTAATAAATGCGATGCATTCTGGAATGAATCATCCACCTCATATctgtaaattattgtaaatttcaTGATCTCataacattttatatatataaactttaatatttttggagtttaatatttaaaggattcattatattttataactaTACCTTTATAATGTAcaagaattattttataatgcTGAAAAGTctatttataatatacatttaaccatcttattgtaaatatattgcggaatttttatcgatcaatggtaaaattaaatataatttaatctgATGTCTTAGTTTATAcatgttaaataattaattctttgaaaaatctactctcaataattttgtacatattttttaagaatttgAAAATGTATTATCAGTGCTAGACTAAATATCTTTCTTAAATTTTATGGATTaacaaaatagaagaaaaacacGACTGTGAGAAGGTAACTGTTAATCTTTTTTAACCATTAAGAACATGCTACAACATGTTATATATGTTTTTTTCATTTTGACATTGAAATGATGCAATACAAAGTTTAGTCAATGTTGTACTTCGTTCTTAGTTGGTTTTTTGTTAATGCTCAATTAATGGTGACTTGCAGTCAATAAGTGACATAGTGtaactataatatatatttagaatTTACATGTATACACAATAATGTTGTAGAATAAATACACACTTCAGACATACCCACACTTTTTTTACAGTCAATTTCCACTTATCTAAATAATTTAGATTATTTATGCAAAAATCGGACTGTTACcctatataataaaatacatatttcacatacatattatttaaagcaagtaattaaataaatataaagattGAATAAACTAAACATTGAATGCTCCCACTGTTATACAAGAATGTACACTTCATTGAAAGCCTAAATatctttcgtttaattcttaacagtttcataaaaaaaatcttgtttataattttgtataaataaaatggCACGAGTAACGGAAATTACGTTGTATCGATCACACGACCATTTATCGCGTATGCGTCAATTATCATCGTCttgttcgatgaattttcaCAAAGAGGCTTAAGAAATTTTTTTAGAGAAACTCAATAAATTTTTACACGGTATTGTACTGCCGGATTGTTTATCTCGGAAAAATAGCAATTGAAGAAAAAATCTTGCGGAATAGTGTTGTGAAGCGAGTCACAAGTCACGAGTCGCGACGAATCAGCGACCACAAATAAACAATGCGCGAGAAACAAGAGAACGGATGATTCTCGTGAAAGATTACGTGTAGCAAAAACGagaagaacgaacaaatttGTATCTTCGTAAAAGATGTACATTTATAAACTTACCGGAATTTGGATTGACAAATGTATTAGTACGTCACTCGATGCATACACTGATTTTCGCGCGATTGAGATCGGAAAATAGTGAGTCAAGAGtgtgagagagggagagagaaggcACTTGAGAACGATgacaacgaagatactaaacgagACTGAAAACGTCGTGTATAACGACAAAGGGTGTCACGACAATAGACAAATGTTGTAACGGGAACAACAACAGGAGATTTCATGCGACTTGGTTTCGGAAATGTTGCACGAAATGTTTCCGATACTTCTCGGTACATCGATGATGAATAAACGCGAACGCGATGAAAATCGACTATGGAAGAGGCTACATTGCGAATTCTCTTAGCCAAAGAGGCAACATTAATCGCGACAtaacttttattaattttcgcTGAGACATAGCAGCAGGTCGCTCCTTTTCGAACTTCCGACACTACAAACTTGGTTCCGTACAATACGACGCACACTAAGATGATGGACACTGCAGctgtccgtccgtccgttcgtttACACCCATGCAACTGCCATTAACGAACCTTAGGCCGCGTCTTAATGAATCTGTACACCGCTTGCATTAACGTTCTCAAACGATTACAGTTACGTGGTCGATATTATTACgttttattagatatttttgtaCCTTTATATTTAAAGTGTATAATGAATGTTCTAATGAATTATGCAGATCAGTTGTACACAAATATAAAAGCATTATAGTACGATCCATGAAAATATGAAGTTGGATGTAAACAGAACATGTCATGTGACCAAAATTTCATTGGTCCGTTATGTCGACCGCTACTCTAGTCAGGGATGTGTCGTAGACTCGATAGACTGTAGATCCATGCAACGTACGATTGAAATGGCAAAAggtcaaaataaaattatactttaaCTACAGCCATATCATTGTAAACTAAATCCAATTGAACTAATCTGTAAACAAATTGAAATAAGTTTAACAACATGAAAGATTTATGCTCGAAGGAAGTAAATTTAGTAACTATATAAAAGTGGAGTAATTGTATCTAGAACAAAAGACTGACACGAAGATTTGAAAAGTGGATAATATTATTGGTAACTTCGAACataatattattaatgtaaACAGAAACAGCGTATCGGATTAACTATAAATTTcctattttaagaatattttgtactatttttttTCCTGCTATCgggtttttaaatatatttttatacttattACTTCATTTAATATCGTTATATACTTTCTCTCATTGTGATAGCGCACGTTGAATTATAAAATAGTTTAGTgctatttatatacataatgATCAGTTACATAAATTCTATTGTATTTGTATGTATCGGGGAATAATTTTTTGGCAATACAGCCCTGCCGCAGTCATGTGGTTTTTTTAGACCCACTCATAGATCGTGATTTACCAAAGAAttcgattaaattaaaaaaattttatattaacttTCAGGTGTAAATAAGATATAGTTGGAACATTTAAAAAACTCATTTTCCTTATGTAAATACTAATTGTAGAAGAAATCatcgataaatttgtttcaaacaTTTTACTATTTAGAAGTTGGGGTCACTGTTCCGAGTTCGGCAGACGTTTTTAATTGAAACGTAAATCTctaatacaat carries:
- the LOC143150878 gene encoding E3 ubiquitin-protein ligase SIAH1; translated protein: MSQLSISTGKRGRSVASSSASTVSSLSSSTDLASLFECPVCFDYVLPPILQCQSGHLVCSTCRPKLNCCPTCRGPLGNIRNLAMEKVAGNVMFPCKYSTSGCTVSLVHTEKADHEDACEFRPYSCPCPGASCKWQGSLEQVMPHLVMSHKSITTLQGEDIVFLATDINLPGAVDWVMMQSCFGHHFMLVLEKQEKYDGHQQFFAIVQLIGSRKQAENFAYRLELNGHKRRLTWEAMPRSIHEGVSSAILNSDCLVFDTSIAQLFADNGNLGINVTISMA